One Paraburkholderia sp. PREW-6R genomic region harbors:
- a CDS encoding MFS transporter → MNDELIAARVDRLPVSRFHKRLLLLVSLPFFFDISDIFTFSYAAPALVKEWGLQISSIAMLTSAGFFGMFVGATLGGMLSDKIGRKKALIIYVVFYSVFSLANALATDIPMLMITRVLTGVGISSATAVVMAYIAELFPAKTRGTWQSWAMVIALSGIPITSWVARLVVPSGPDGWRWIFVWGSLGIVFLAFSRYFPESPRWLARQGRTDEADRVLRAIEAEVERSVGPLPEALAVVRPAEARAHWTSMFKGQYIGRTMTLWAIWIFQTLGFYGFQAWVPTLLVKHGITIVHSLTYITLINIGAVPGALIAVYLADRVERKFSIAGAAAAIAVFGLLYGLSFKPALIVSFGFLVGMLIQTFAALCYAYTPEQYPTDIRNTGAGFAYGMGRLANVGNSFIVAAIFTNFGYVWVFVYIAGAWLATSAVTLLFGARTTGRRLETLNPVHEDSADERLDGHVLRHGEH, encoded by the coding sequence ATGAATGACGAACTCATTGCCGCTCGCGTGGACCGTCTGCCCGTCTCGCGTTTTCATAAGCGTTTGCTGCTGCTCGTGAGCCTGCCGTTTTTCTTCGACATCAGCGACATCTTCACGTTTTCCTACGCTGCGCCGGCGTTGGTCAAGGAATGGGGTCTGCAGATTTCGAGCATCGCGATGCTCACGTCGGCAGGCTTTTTCGGCATGTTCGTGGGCGCGACGCTCGGCGGCATGCTCTCCGACAAGATCGGACGCAAAAAAGCGCTGATTATCTACGTGGTGTTCTACTCGGTTTTTTCGCTTGCCAACGCGCTCGCGACCGATATTCCGATGCTGATGATTACACGCGTGCTGACGGGCGTCGGCATCTCGTCGGCGACGGCGGTCGTGATGGCGTACATCGCCGAGCTGTTTCCGGCGAAAACACGCGGCACGTGGCAGAGCTGGGCGATGGTGATAGCGTTGTCGGGCATTCCGATCACGAGCTGGGTTGCAAGGCTCGTCGTGCCCTCGGGGCCGGACGGCTGGCGCTGGATTTTCGTGTGGGGCTCGCTCGGCATCGTGTTTCTCGCGTTCAGCCGGTATTTCCCCGAATCGCCGCGCTGGCTCGCGCGCCAGGGGCGCACGGACGAAGCCGACCGCGTGCTGCGGGCCATCGAAGCGGAAGTCGAAAGATCCGTTGGGCCGCTGCCCGAAGCGCTCGCCGTCGTGCGTCCCGCCGAGGCACGCGCGCATTGGACGTCGATGTTCAAAGGCCAGTACATCGGCCGCACCATGACGTTGTGGGCCATCTGGATTTTCCAGACGTTGGGCTTCTACGGCTTCCAGGCGTGGGTGCCCACGTTGCTCGTCAAACACGGCATCACCATCGTTCATAGCCTGACGTACATCACACTGATTAACATCGGTGCCGTGCCGGGCGCGCTGATCGCGGTGTATCTCGCCGATCGCGTCGAGCGCAAATTCAGCATTGCGGGCGCGGCGGCGGCAATCGCGGTATTCGGCCTGCTGTACGGCTTGAGCTTCAAGCCGGCGCTGATCGTGTCGTTCGGCTTTCTCGTGGGCATGCTGATCCAGACGTTCGCTGCGCTGTGCTATGCGTACACGCCCGAGCAGTATCCGACCGACATCCGCAATACGGGCGCGGGCTTCGCGTACGGAATGGGACGGCTTGCGAACGTCGGCAATTCATTCATTGTGGCGGCCATCTTCACGAACTTCGGTTACGTATGGGTTTTCGTGTACATCGCGGGTGCGTGGCTCGCGACCTCGGCGGTCACGTTGCTATTTGGCGCGCGGACAACGGGGCGCCGGCTGGAGACGCTCAATCCGGTGCACGAGGACAGTGCGGATGAGCGACTCGACGGACACGTACTGCGTCATGGCGAGCACTGA
- a CDS encoding GntR family transcriptional regulator — protein MTAKPNVTIEEADVAADPGQGSLAQYVYNQLRQEIRSGQLGSNERLREADIAQRLAVSRTPVREALKRLEAEGMVRFAPPRGYVVVQLSPKQVMELYAMRKVLVGAAARFAAEHASAIEIQSMQQMLVQLERAKAPDEVAALNRRLHDIIIAAAHNEYLFKTSNVLIDALALLGTTTYSMPGRIKSGLKENREIVACIARHDADAAERTAQAHVAAATELRLKMMFGDKSGLGVI, from the coding sequence TTGACTGCCAAGCCCAACGTAACGATCGAAGAAGCCGATGTGGCGGCGGACCCCGGACAAGGATCGCTTGCGCAGTATGTCTACAACCAGTTGCGCCAGGAAATACGAAGCGGGCAATTGGGTTCTAACGAACGCTTACGCGAAGCGGATATTGCGCAGCGACTCGCCGTGAGCCGCACACCGGTGCGCGAAGCGCTCAAACGGCTCGAAGCGGAAGGCATGGTGCGCTTCGCGCCGCCGCGCGGATACGTGGTCGTGCAGTTGTCGCCAAAGCAGGTCATGGAACTGTACGCAATGCGCAAGGTGCTGGTCGGTGCGGCCGCGCGCTTCGCCGCCGAGCACGCTTCGGCAATCGAGATCCAGTCCATGCAGCAGATGCTCGTGCAACTCGAACGCGCGAAGGCGCCCGACGAAGTCGCCGCGCTCAACCGGCGGTTGCACGACATCATCATCGCGGCGGCCCATAACGAATATCTGTTCAAGACATCTAACGTATTGATCGACGCGCTCGCGCTGCTTGGCACGACCACCTATTCCATGCCGGGACGCATCAAAAGCGGACTCAAGGAGAACCGTGAAATCGTCGCGTGCATTGCGCGGCACGACGCGGATGCCGCGGAACGGACCGCGCAGGCGCATGTGGCGGCGGCCACCGAATTACGCTTGAAAATGATGTTCGGAGATAAAAGCGGGCTCGGCGTGATTTAA
- a CDS encoding MmgE/PrpD family protein: MTNLAQALTECLLTWQADDTPLIERSRLILLDGLAVAAAGATEAGPSLMASLAKDQQLSEGASTVIGHGFSAPAVVAARINGMSMHVLDFEPMWNPPNHAVSTLLPALLALAEQLENANGEPQGEALLKALARGIEAQGRLRVASGQIEPAQLTLHPPGVVGPLAAALACASLLGLESERATAALNIAASRSSGVLANIGSQTKALHCGDADAHGLEAALLAARGFTASPDALSGPRGWGHAYFGDGFDGDCLLAPIGRGRLLEPGLAWKLFPSQFATHYAITAALDVRAQIEGFVADEIERIELHAPSMPYIDRPQPHTGLDGKFSWQYATCVALLDGRVTPRSFSDARRFAPDVSALLERFTLNADSAVSGALDAMHVDLAVHLKSGRHVKARCDAPLGSWHRPVEAEVIVEKARGLLYDALDESRGERVMSLTLHPEAPLAVRGLMDCLR; the protein is encoded by the coding sequence ATGACCAATCTTGCACAAGCATTGACCGAATGTCTTCTCACCTGGCAGGCCGACGACACGCCGTTGATCGAACGTAGCAGGTTGATCCTGCTCGATGGCCTGGCCGTCGCGGCGGCAGGCGCGACGGAGGCCGGCCCTTCTCTGATGGCAAGCCTCGCAAAAGACCAGCAGCTGAGCGAGGGTGCGTCGACGGTGATCGGTCACGGCTTTAGCGCACCAGCAGTGGTCGCGGCTCGCATCAACGGCATGTCGATGCACGTGCTCGACTTCGAACCGATGTGGAATCCGCCGAATCATGCGGTCTCGACGTTACTGCCTGCTCTGCTCGCGCTCGCCGAGCAACTCGAAAACGCCAATGGCGAACCACAAGGCGAAGCGCTGCTGAAAGCACTCGCAAGAGGTATCGAAGCGCAAGGCCGCCTGCGCGTCGCGTCTGGACAGATCGAACCCGCACAGCTGACGTTGCATCCACCCGGCGTGGTCGGGCCGCTCGCCGCGGCGCTCGCATGTGCGAGTTTGCTCGGTCTCGAGAGCGAGCGAGCCACGGCGGCGCTCAACATCGCGGCGTCGCGCAGCAGCGGCGTGCTCGCCAACATCGGCTCGCAGACAAAAGCGCTCCATTGCGGCGACGCCGACGCGCATGGACTGGAAGCTGCGCTACTGGCAGCACGCGGATTTACGGCAAGCCCGGACGCGCTGAGCGGCCCGCGCGGCTGGGGCCACGCCTATTTCGGCGACGGTTTCGACGGCGATTGTCTGCTCGCGCCCATCGGCCGTGGCCGGCTGCTCGAGCCTGGCCTTGCGTGGAAGCTCTTTCCTTCGCAGTTCGCGACACATTACGCCATTACAGCCGCCCTCGACGTGCGCGCACAGATCGAAGGATTCGTCGCCGACGAAATCGAACGCATTGAACTGCACGCACCGTCCATGCCTTATATCGACCGACCGCAACCACACACTGGTCTGGACGGAAAATTTTCGTGGCAATATGCGACCTGCGTCGCGCTGCTGGACGGACGCGTTACACCTCGTTCATTCAGCGACGCACGCCGGTTCGCGCCGGATGTCAGTGCACTGCTCGAACGCTTCACGCTCAATGCCGACAGCGCCGTGAGCGGCGCGCTCGACGCCATGCATGTCGACCTGGCGGTGCATCTCAAAAGCGGTCGACATGTGAAGGCACGCTGCGATGCGCCGCTCGGCAGCTGGCATCGTCCAGTGGAAGCAGAGGTCATCGTCGAAAAGGCGCGCGGCCTTCTGTACGATGCGCTCGACGAAAGTCGCGGCGAACGCGTGATGTCGCTCACGCTTCACCCGGAGGCACCGCTCGCCGTGCGCGGCCTGATGGACTGTCTGCGGTGA
- a CDS encoding MmgE/PrpD family protein: MSDSTDTYCVMASTEGDNVMAETNEVISPARSLAEFAHSLEPAAIPNELRRKATHHIVDAIGLAFASRRFPFAEPALRGCAAAGAPGASTVIGGAQQLAPRDAALSNGFLMHGLDFDDTHPLAIVHPTVACLPAALAIGEALDASWDELLSAYVAGMETCIRLGIAVKGGFHHTGFHATGIVSHFSSAVVAAKLMGLDVAQLVAAQGIAASTAAGVQVFLEEGAWTKRLHPGWGALAGITAAHLAAQGFKGPSRPYEGRFGLFDSHLQQHAGDVDVPSIGAKLGDEWTLIGTAIKPYPVCHFIHGCAEAALRLHDANTNVDDIEEIVCLLPEPTLPIVAEPAAAKRLPRNDYEAKFSTHFVVATCLVRGRFGLAELEDEALHDAAILKLASKVRCAADPCADFPRYFSGHVTLTMRDGTQRSEHVPVNLGGGERALGETEIVQKFRGTAGLVLPNDRVEALLEVLLSPGQRTVRAVTSLLRAE, from the coding sequence ATGAGCGACTCGACGGACACGTACTGCGTCATGGCGAGCACTGAAGGGGACAATGTAATGGCAGAGACGAACGAGGTTATTTCTCCCGCACGATCGCTCGCGGAGTTCGCGCATTCACTGGAGCCGGCTGCCATCCCGAATGAGCTTCGGCGCAAGGCGACGCATCATATCGTCGATGCCATTGGACTTGCGTTCGCTTCGCGTCGCTTCCCGTTTGCCGAACCGGCGTTGCGCGGATGCGCGGCGGCGGGCGCGCCGGGGGCTTCGACCGTGATTGGCGGCGCGCAGCAACTCGCGCCGCGTGATGCGGCGCTGTCGAACGGCTTCCTGATGCACGGGCTCGATTTCGACGACACGCATCCGCTCGCCATCGTCCATCCTACGGTTGCGTGTCTGCCCGCTGCACTGGCGATCGGCGAAGCGCTCGATGCGTCGTGGGACGAACTGCTCTCGGCCTACGTTGCGGGCATGGAAACGTGCATACGCCTGGGCATTGCCGTGAAGGGCGGTTTCCATCACACGGGTTTTCATGCAACGGGGATCGTCTCTCATTTCAGTTCCGCGGTCGTGGCGGCGAAGCTGATGGGGCTCGACGTCGCGCAGCTTGTTGCGGCTCAGGGTATCGCGGCGAGCACGGCGGCGGGCGTGCAGGTGTTCCTCGAAGAGGGCGCGTGGACAAAGCGGTTGCATCCGGGCTGGGGCGCGCTGGCGGGCATCACGGCCGCGCATCTCGCCGCGCAAGGGTTCAAGGGGCCGTCGCGTCCGTATGAAGGTCGTTTTGGCCTGTTCGATTCGCACTTGCAGCAGCACGCGGGCGATGTCGACGTGCCGTCTATCGGCGCGAAGCTCGGCGACGAATGGACGCTGATCGGCACCGCGATCAAGCCGTACCCCGTGTGCCATTTCATTCATGGGTGCGCTGAAGCCGCGTTGCGTCTGCACGATGCGAACACAAACGTGGACGACATCGAAGAAATCGTCTGTCTGCTGCCCGAGCCGACCCTGCCTATCGTCGCCGAACCGGCCGCCGCGAAGAGGTTGCCTAGGAACGACTACGAAGCAAAGTTCAGCACGCATTTCGTGGTGGCGACTTGCCTTGTCCGCGGGCGTTTCGGTCTCGCCGAACTCGAAGACGAAGCGTTGCATGACGCGGCGATTCTGAAGCTCGCGTCAAAGGTGCGGTGCGCTGCCGATCCGTGTGCGGATTTTCCGCGCTATTTCTCAGGCCACGTGACGTTGACAATGCGTGATGGCACGCAGCGCAGCGAGCACGTGCCCGTCAATCTGGGAGGCGGCGAGCGTGCGCTGGGCGAGACAGAGATCGTACAAAAGTTTCGCGGAACGGCAGGACTGGTGTTGCCGAACGACAGGGTGGAGGCGTTGCTCGAGGTATTGCTCTCGCCTGGGCAACGTACGGTAAGGGCGGTTACGTCACTGCTGCGCGCAGAATGA
- a CDS encoding GNAT family N-acetyltransferase encodes MIDDVTIRRIGPKEAAAYTEALADVLVDCVQGGASVSFMLPLSHEKAVTFWRGIAEGVARGERAVLVAEDRDGQILGTVQLILLQPENQPHRADVAKMLVSRKSRRRGIAQRLMAAVEEVAREEGKTVLVLDTVTGGDAERLYQRSGWQRVGVVPKYALMPDGAFCGTTFYFKHV; translated from the coding sequence ATGATCGACGACGTAACCATACGACGCATCGGTCCCAAGGAGGCTGCCGCCTACACGGAGGCCTTGGCCGATGTACTGGTCGATTGCGTTCAGGGCGGCGCTTCGGTCAGTTTCATGCTGCCGCTATCACATGAGAAAGCAGTGACTTTCTGGCGCGGCATTGCCGAGGGGGTGGCGCGCGGCGAGCGCGCAGTGCTGGTCGCCGAAGATCGCGATGGCCAGATTCTCGGTACCGTGCAGTTGATCCTGCTGCAGCCGGAAAACCAGCCACATCGCGCCGACGTTGCCAAAATGCTGGTGTCCCGCAAGAGCCGGCGGCGGGGCATTGCGCAACGCCTGATGGCAGCCGTCGAAGAAGTCGCGCGAGAGGAAGGCAAGACCGTGCTCGTGCTCGATACTGTTACGGGTGGAGATGCCGAGCGGCTCTATCAACGCTCGGGTTGGCAGCGCGTTGGAGTGGTGCCGAAATACGCCCTCATGCCGGATGGCGCGTTTTGCGGGACGACCTTCTACTTCAAGCATGTCTGA
- a CDS encoding helix-turn-helix domain-containing protein, which yields METFRAIGERLKWHRQQMKMTADEVAEAIGVSRALLHRYKSGNIVKLETLEKFARVYGMSPSTLLGLGAEYLTDGFRFFERVASLEEKAERVSVVFGPLIYVLSSPGYDRSLARSLHDPQDIEPLTPAEGKRLLQVLERRKAIFRFRQPAMVNIVPLSSVERYLANGLAVTADKPYAERAELRREAAREIAHMADLIASPPMHVQIGLTTQPLPTSGYQIIHAGGRRYLVNSPFRIGQPTNLRYGVGTITEDPEALAKHDHLTNTLWQASLKGAQAEHELRRLIKKYSD from the coding sequence ATGGAGACTTTCCGCGCTATTGGCGAACGCCTCAAATGGCATCGCCAGCAAATGAAAATGACCGCCGACGAGGTGGCCGAAGCAATCGGCGTCTCGCGCGCGCTGTTGCACCGCTACAAGTCCGGCAACATCGTCAAACTCGAAACGTTGGAGAAATTCGCACGCGTGTACGGTATGTCGCCGAGCACGCTGCTCGGTCTCGGCGCGGAGTATCTGACGGACGGTTTCCGGTTCTTCGAGCGGGTGGCGAGTCTCGAGGAAAAAGCGGAGCGTGTGTCGGTGGTGTTCGGTCCGCTAATCTACGTGCTGAGTTCGCCGGGCTATGACCGCTCACTTGCGCGCAGCCTGCACGATCCGCAAGATATCGAACCGCTCACGCCCGCCGAAGGCAAACGACTCTTGCAGGTGCTGGAGCGGCGCAAGGCAATCTTCCGGTTCCGGCAACCGGCGATGGTGAACATCGTGCCGCTCAGCAGCGTGGAACGTTATCTGGCAAACGGGCTCGCGGTCACGGCCGACAAACCCTACGCGGAACGTGCGGAATTGCGGCGCGAAGCCGCGCGCGAAATTGCCCACATGGCGGACCTGATCGCGTCACCGCCCATGCACGTGCAGATCGGCCTGACCACCCAACCGTTGCCGACGTCTGGCTACCAGATCATTCATGCTGGCGGACGCCGTTACCTCGTCAACAGTCCGTTCAGGATCGGCCAGCCGACCAACCTGCGCTACGGCGTGGGCACCATTACGGAAGATCCGGAAGCGCTCGCCAAGCACGATCATCTGACGAACACGTTGTGGCAGGCGTCGCTGAAAGGCGCGCAGGCGGAGCACGAGCTGCGCAGGCTGATCAAAAAGTATTCGGACTGA
- a CDS encoding MmgE/PrpD family protein gives MTQPQPENEREWSVARRLAQRIAAFDSKNVTPRALDAARTAIIDTVGVTLAGSAEACVRILLDTPGIAQAPGACTVFGTNVRTSALEAALLNGTASHALDYDDFSQPMGGHQSVPLVAPLLALAEERKLSGRAVIAAYVIGIETEIRVARAVNFHHYDKGWHPTATLGIFGTVAAASHLLKLDGERIAVGLAIAASFAAGLKANFGTMVKPLHVGHTCRSGLMAVLLAERGYTANTAAIEHKQGFFNAFNGAGHYDAARIFENWGAPLEIESASLGLKQFPCCGSTHPAIAMALALVHDEHVTPEQIEAIHIQSHKRRLPHTDNPDPQTPLGAKFSVQYAVARALVDGVVRLEHFEGDAHRDPRVRRLLAITRTNAHPDMAENAEHQFGAEVTLTLRDGRVLSRRIDNLVGRGVDNPMSTDEMWEKFSDCSKRAIGSSEALSLYERLEAFEDVPDISNMARLFAKRATPGRDSSNKHMASPPATIVAPSGNTSEETSWVP, from the coding sequence ATGACTCAGCCACAACCTGAAAATGAGCGCGAATGGTCCGTCGCGAGGCGGCTTGCGCAACGCATCGCCGCATTCGATTCAAAGAACGTGACGCCCCGCGCGCTCGATGCGGCGCGCACGGCGATCATCGACACGGTCGGCGTAACGCTTGCCGGTTCCGCCGAAGCCTGTGTGCGGATTTTGCTCGACACGCCAGGTATCGCGCAGGCGCCCGGCGCCTGCACGGTGTTCGGCACCAACGTGCGAACGTCGGCGCTCGAGGCGGCGTTGCTCAACGGCACGGCATCGCACGCGCTCGACTACGACGACTTCAGCCAGCCAATGGGCGGCCATCAATCGGTGCCGCTCGTCGCGCCGCTCCTCGCGCTTGCCGAGGAGCGCAAGCTGTCGGGCCGCGCGGTGATCGCCGCGTATGTGATTGGAATCGAGACGGAAATACGCGTCGCGCGAGCCGTGAATTTTCATCACTACGACAAGGGCTGGCATCCGACTGCCACGCTCGGCATCTTCGGCACGGTGGCCGCAGCGAGCCATTTGTTGAAGCTCGATGGCGAGCGCATCGCGGTGGGGCTCGCGATTGCCGCCTCGTTCGCAGCGGGTTTAAAGGCGAACTTCGGCACGATGGTCAAACCTCTGCACGTCGGCCATACATGCCGCAGCGGACTGATGGCCGTGCTGCTTGCAGAGCGCGGTTACACGGCCAATACCGCTGCCATCGAGCACAAACAGGGTTTCTTCAATGCGTTCAACGGTGCCGGCCACTACGACGCCGCGCGCATCTTCGAGAACTGGGGCGCGCCGCTCGAAATCGAAAGTGCCTCGTTGGGGCTCAAGCAGTTTCCCTGCTGCGGCAGCACGCACCCCGCGATTGCCATGGCGCTCGCGCTCGTGCATGACGAGCACGTCACGCCGGAACAGATCGAGGCGATTCACATCCAGTCGCACAAGCGCCGTCTGCCGCATACGGACAACCCTGATCCACAGACGCCTCTCGGCGCGAAGTTCTCCGTTCAATATGCGGTCGCACGGGCGCTGGTGGATGGCGTCGTACGGCTCGAGCATTTCGAGGGCGACGCGCATCGCGATCCGCGCGTGCGCCGCCTGCTTGCCATTACGCGCACGAACGCGCATCCCGACATGGCCGAGAACGCGGAGCATCAGTTCGGCGCGGAAGTGACGCTGACGCTGCGCGACGGACGCGTGCTGTCGCGCCGCATCGACAACCTGGTCGGACGCGGCGTCGACAATCCCATGTCGACGGACGAGATGTGGGAGAAGTTCTCCGATTGCAGCAAGCGGGCAATCGGTTCGTCGGAAGCGCTCTCGCTTTACGAGCGGCTCGAAGCGTTCGAGGACGTCCCCGATATCAGCAACATGGCACGGCTCTTCGCGAAGCGCGCAACGCCGGGCCGCGACAGCAGCAACAAACATATGGCGTCGCCGCCTGCGACCATCGTGGCGCCGTCGGGCAACACGTCGGAGGAAACCAGCTGGGTGCCGTGA
- the tcuA gene encoding FAD-dependent tricarballylate dehydrogenase TcuA, which translates to MVDYDVIVVGAGNAALAAAVSARENGAQRVVVLEKAPRAMRGGNTHWSGGVLRFAFDDPREIGPLLPGVEKEFEDFYEGIQPYTRDDFHGDLMRVTSGQTDPVLSHVLVDNSKDTVFWMHETGQIKMEPAVSLTGVRKGNQIIWARGLVVRAEHEGVGLSRGWFATVEKMGVEVRYGASVTAILQDDSGRVCGVRIRDDEGIHELGAHSVILGCGGFEANVQMRTQHIGPLVGGAKVRGTPHNQGDGLRMAMAIGAMPWGQWSGCHATPISADWGNFAPREMTDRSNRLSYLYGVMINRKGKRFVDEGEDGAMFTYAKYGRAILAEPGAKAYQLFDSQTVHLLEPRYSTSDPLTADTLEALIEQLDIDDKPRAIQTLREYNEVAHDASDGFDPTGKDGLSTHGLTPEKTNWALKLNKPPYYAYSATGGITFTFGGVKVDEEARVIGTDWRPIPGLTACGEMVGGLFYDNYPAGTGLVSGATFGRIAGRTAARA; encoded by the coding sequence ATGGTTGACTATGATGTGATCGTCGTGGGCGCGGGCAATGCTGCGCTGGCCGCGGCTGTGTCCGCGCGTGAGAACGGCGCGCAACGCGTTGTCGTGCTGGAAAAGGCGCCGCGCGCAATGCGCGGCGGCAACACGCACTGGAGCGGCGGCGTGTTGCGCTTTGCGTTCGACGATCCTCGCGAGATCGGGCCGTTGCTGCCCGGTGTCGAGAAAGAATTCGAGGATTTCTATGAAGGCATCCAGCCGTACACCCGCGACGATTTTCACGGCGATCTGATGCGCGTGACGAGCGGCCAGACCGATCCTGTGCTGTCGCACGTGCTGGTCGACAACTCGAAAGACACCGTGTTCTGGATGCACGAAACCGGTCAGATCAAGATGGAGCCGGCCGTCAGTCTGACGGGCGTGCGCAAGGGCAATCAGATCATCTGGGCGCGCGGCCTCGTGGTGCGAGCCGAGCACGAGGGTGTCGGTTTGTCGCGCGGCTGGTTCGCGACGGTCGAGAAGATGGGGGTCGAGGTGCGTTACGGCGCGTCGGTCACGGCGATCCTTCAGGACGATAGCGGCCGCGTGTGCGGCGTGCGCATCCGCGACGACGAGGGCATCCATGAACTGGGGGCGCACTCGGTGATACTCGGCTGCGGCGGCTTCGAGGCAAACGTGCAGATGCGCACGCAACATATCGGACCCCTGGTCGGTGGCGCGAAAGTGCGCGGCACGCCCCACAATCAGGGCGACGGCCTGCGGATGGCGATGGCGATCGGCGCGATGCCGTGGGGTCAGTGGAGCGGCTGTCACGCGACGCCCATCAGTGCGGACTGGGGTAACTTCGCGCCGCGCGAAATGACGGATCGCAGCAATCGTCTGAGCTACCTGTATGGCGTAATGATCAACCGCAAGGGCAAGCGTTTCGTCGACGAAGGCGAAGACGGCGCGATGTTCACGTACGCCAAATACGGCCGCGCCATTCTCGCGGAACCAGGCGCAAAGGCGTACCAGCTATTCGACTCGCAGACGGTGCATCTGCTGGAACCGCGCTATTCGACGAGCGACCCGCTGACAGCCGACACGCTCGAAGCGCTGATCGAGCAGCTCGATATCGACGACAAACCGCGCGCGATCCAGACTCTGCGCGAGTACAACGAGGTTGCGCATGACGCGTCGGACGGTTTCGACCCAACCGGCAAGGACGGTCTGTCTACCCACGGTCTCACGCCGGAAAAAACGAATTGGGCGTTGAAACTGAACAAGCCGCCGTATTACGCGTATTCGGCGACGGGCGGCATCACCTTCACGTTCGGCGGAGTCAAGGTAGACGAGGAAGCACGCGTGATCGGCACCGACTGGCGTCCGATTCCCGGTCTCACTGCTTGCGGCGAAATGGTCGGCGGACTCTTCTACGACAACTACCCAGCAGGCACCGGACTAGTATCGGGCGCGACCTTCGGGCGTATCGCGGGCCGCACGGCCGCGCGCGCTTAA
- a CDS encoding XRE family transcriptional regulator: MDINQVIAHRVRALRNAHGYSLDVLAEHSKVSRSNISLIERGQSSPTATVLQKLAAAFGVTLASLFEEVDVPVARPSPIARAADQVRWTDPESGYVRRNLSAATRSPIQLVEVSFPAGQRVAYETSMRDTEIHQQVWIIEGTMEITVGDQCWSLETGDCLSMRLDRPIVFRNPASAPARYLVALATLPSTHSRRNA; the protein is encoded by the coding sequence ATGGATATCAACCAGGTGATTGCACACCGTGTACGCGCACTTCGCAATGCTCACGGCTACTCGCTCGACGTGCTGGCCGAACACAGCAAAGTGAGCCGTTCCAACATCTCGCTCATTGAACGAGGTCAGAGCAGTCCTACGGCTACCGTGCTTCAGAAACTCGCTGCTGCCTTCGGGGTAACACTTGCCTCGCTGTTCGAAGAAGTAGACGTACCTGTCGCCAGGCCCTCGCCGATCGCGCGTGCCGCTGATCAAGTGCGATGGACTGATCCAGAGTCCGGATACGTGCGCCGCAATTTGTCGGCTGCAACGCGCTCGCCAATCCAGCTCGTTGAAGTGAGCTTTCCGGCTGGTCAACGTGTCGCTTATGAAACCTCGATGCGCGACACCGAGATCCATCAGCAGGTCTGGATCATAGAGGGCACCATGGAAATCACAGTCGGCGATCAATGCTGGAGCCTCGAGACCGGCGATTGCCTGTCGATGCGCCTCGATCGTCCGATCGTCTTTCGTAATCCTGCCTCCGCGCCGGCGCGCTACCTCGTCGCACTGGCCACCCTTCCCTCTACCCATTCCCGGAGAAATGCATGA
- a CDS encoding alpha/beta hydrolase, producing the protein MPIIRLDGARVHYTDSGGNGRPVIFLHGGFGSSSELWQRTVDALPPGFRGLAIDNFLRSDAPPDGFTIEALARRVAAFIDRLELDKPIVVGHSMGGVVTQMTAVRYQDKLGGIVLVCTGPSMTNHALGRALLAQLEVEGIDTMREISAHWFRELPQPFFDGYVERAKAAPLSAMIDIQSSLIETDMRPHLPGVKLPALVVWGAHDAGRTMEHMQRLLDGLSNSTLAAMTDSGHSPMLETPAAFDEAFHAFLKSIPESAR; encoded by the coding sequence ATGCCCATCATCAGACTTGACGGTGCGCGAGTTCACTACACCGACAGCGGCGGCAACGGACGCCCGGTGATCTTCCTGCACGGCGGCTTCGGCAGCTCGTCCGAACTCTGGCAACGCACGGTCGACGCGCTTCCGCCCGGCTTCCGCGGCCTTGCGATCGACAACTTCCTGCGCTCGGACGCACCGCCCGACGGCTTCACGATCGAGGCACTCGCGCGACGCGTGGCTGCCTTCATCGACCGGCTCGAACTGGACAAGCCGATTGTCGTCGGCCATTCGATGGGCGGCGTCGTCACGCAGATGACCGCAGTGCGCTATCAGGACAAGCTCGGCGGCATCGTGCTGGTCTGCACCGGACCTTCGATGACCAATCACGCGCTCGGTCGTGCGCTCCTCGCGCAACTCGAAGTGGAAGGCATCGACACCATGCGCGAAATCAGCGCGCACTGGTTCCGAGAATTGCCGCAGCCGTTTTTCGACGGCTACGTGGAGCGTGCGAAGGCCGCGCCGCTGTCGGCGATGATCGACATTCAGTCGTCACTCATTGAAACCGACATGCGTCCGCATCTGCCGGGCGTGAAGCTGCCGGCGCTCGTGGTGTGGGGCGCGCACGACGCCGGCCGCACGATGGAACACATGCAGCGTCTGCTTGACGGTCTGTCCAACAGTACGCTTGCCGCAATGACCGACAGCGGCCACTCGCCGATGCTGGAAACCCCCGCCGCGTTCGATGAAGCTTTCCACGCCTTCTTGAAGTCCATTCCGGAGTCCGCACGATGA